A stretch of Drosophila gunungcola strain Sukarami chromosome 3L unlocalized genomic scaffold, Dgunungcola_SK_2 000002F, whole genome shotgun sequence DNA encodes these proteins:
- the LOC128257710 gene encoding 3 beta-hydroxysteroid dehydrogenase/Delta 5-->4-isomerase — translation MSGGNRSGPTEVVLVTGGSGFLGQHLIKQLLERKQELGIKEIRSLDIVPYRNNIGHEETTLLRTFVADIAGDREPLDPIFAGVDGVFHCAASVKIEYPPNYDELERVNVKGTLAVVDLCIQNNVKRLVYTSCTSVCFVPFKGQSTFSAVINSTESKTDTPTLDSSTLWEQDNKFLIQGYASSKLRAENIVLNSNGAPLQNQQEYLATSAIRAPLTYGECDSHFITEVFEYLSTRGWVFPRIAGVGGKQQLVYAGNVAWGHICAYKALKVSDRAVNGLPVFVTDDTGINDVSRFVQKMAVLGERFRVRTSWWYVPHFLFFFLAFLLEAVVRVAYPYTKYRLRYSLRALASYTSSMLMYNRLRASIHMDYMPLYDPDESAERSAKWYARWWDERQQAKKLKKSKSS, via the exons ATGAGCGGCGGCAACAGAAGCGGGCCAACTGAAGTGGTGCTTGTAACCGGCGGCAGTGGATTTCTGGGCCAGCACCTCATCAAGCAGTTGCTGGAGCGGAAGCAGGAGCTGGGCATCAAAGAGATCCGCTCGCTGGACATAGTGCCCTACCGGAACAACATTGGGCATGAGGAGACGACCCTGTTGCGCACCTTTGTGGCCGATATCGCAGGCGATCGGGAGCCCCTCGATCCAATCTTCGCCGGGGTGGACGGCGTCTTCCACTGCGCCGCCTCGGTGAAAATCGAGTACCCGCCCAACTATGACGAACTGGAGCGCGTGAATGTGAAAG GCACTCTTGCTGTGGTGGATTTGTGCATTCAGAACAATGTAAAGCGTCTGGTCTACACTAGCTGTACATCCGTGTGTTTTGTGCCCTTTAAGGGGCAAAGTACCTTCTCGGCGGTAATTAACTCGACGGAATCAAAGACAGACACTCCCACGCTGGACAGTTCCACTCTCTGGGAGCAGGACAATAAGTTCCTGATACAAGGATACGCCTCCAGCAAACTGAGAGCGGAAAACATAGTGCTAAACTCAAATGGAGCACCTCTGCAAAACCAGCAAG AATACCTGGCCACCAGCGCCATTCGTGCCCCACTGACCTACGGCGAGTGTGATTCGCACTTCATCACGGAGGTCTTTGAATATCTTTCCACCCGGGGATGGGTGTTTCCAAGGATCGCAGGGGTTGGCGGCAAGCAGCAGTTGGTCTACGCCGGCAACGTGGCCTGGGGACATATCTGCGCCTATAAGGCCCTCAAAGTGTCCGACCGGGCGGTGAACGGACTTCCCGTCTTCGTCACCGACGACACGGGCATCAACGATGTGTCCCGATTCGTCCAGAAGATGGCCGTGCTGGGCGAGCGGTTCAGGGTAAGGACCAGCTGGTGGTACGTGCCCCACTTCCTGTTCTTCTTCCTGGCCTTCCTGCTGGAGGCGGTGGTGCGGGTGGCATATCCCTACACAAAGTACCGCCTGCGCTACTCCCTGCGCGCCCTCGCCTCCTACACGTCCTCGATGCTGATGTACAACCGGCTGCGCGCCTCCATCCACATGGACTACATGCCGCTCTACGATCCGGACGAGAGTGCAGAGCGGAGTGCCAAGTGGTATGCCCGCTGGTGGGACGAACGGCAGCAGGCCAAGAAGCTCAAGAAGTCGAAGTCCAGCTGA